One genomic window of Panicum hallii strain FIL2 chromosome 6, PHallii_v3.1, whole genome shotgun sequence includes the following:
- the LOC112898264 gene encoding protein TANC2-like: protein MAVPFINRRSSGNSTYVRADEGALFSATMNNDLGRLKGIVETLGEISGGRASVLSLKMHGYGVLHCVASYGHLEVSKYLVEELGGDANMTGADGVTPFMASAQSGDLSTVKYFLDHGGDLIKADEKGGTVLHHAAFTGSSKVTEFLLSKGIAVDIDYGHGTPLYEAAINEQDEIVKILLDHHANPNIIFGGIHTPLLGALLNHSLTCMKLLVEAGVDVYNEGSYASPLVVAIGKGGYTNKIRLLLKAGADPNIPDDLGRLPVELAALKDCMEEVELLFPLTSPIPGVPNWSVDGVISHAKLKNAKPLEERQIARRKAMLKSLASNAFKQKDYDAASKFMAIDHEPDATLYSNRSLCRLRMGDGEGALSDAYICRLMRPDWAKACYRQAAAHTLLGENSQACIALLDAQKLDPGNEEIERELRKAMALRDASRDGDQQGSGPSDFDQHVCQKEMYLVASAVADEGKERGGSRSGGLLALAADAAVCCYQAALWACGAAAAAAIAVRRACGLDSRAAAVAEANFMASVLAMALLHFASLVLFPWSPESRMAEAGEYFAFNEEYAVGKSCQKI, encoded by the exons GCATAGTGGAGACTCTCGGCGAAATAAGTGGCGGCCGAGCATCAGTTCTTTCTCTTAAGATGCATGGCTATGGGGTGCTCCACTGTGTAGCATCCTATGGCCATCTAGAGGTCTCAAAGTACTTGGTGGAGGAACTTGGGGGTGATGCAAATATGACTGGAGCTGATG GTGTGACGCCATTCATGGCCTCTGCTCAGTCTGGTGATCTTTCTACTGTGAAGTATTTTCTTGATCATGGCGGTGATCTGATAAAAGCAGATGAAAAAGGAGGGACAGTTCTACACCATGCTGCATTCACTG GAAGCTCAAAGGTAACTGAGTTCCTGCTTTCAAAAGGAATAGCTGTTGACATAGACTATGGTCATGGGACACCACTCTACGAGGCTGCTATCAATGAGCAGGACGAGATTGTGAAGATTTTGTTGGATCACCACGCAAAT CCAAACATCATATTTGGTGGCATCCACACTCCACTGTTGGGTGCTCTTCTCAATCATTCATTGACGTGCATGAAGCTACTGGTTGAG GCTGGTGTGGATGTTTATAACGAAGGCTCCTATGCATCACCTCTAGTGGTTGCTATAGGGAAGGGAGGTTATACAAACAAAATCCGGTTACTGTTAAAGGCTGGAGCAGACCCTAATATTCCAGATGAT TTGGGTAGGTTACCAGTGGAGCTTGCTGCATTGAAGGATTGCATGGAAGAAGTTGAACTGTTGTTCCCCTTGACTTCACCAATTCCAGGTGTCCCAAACTGGAGTGTTGATGGAGTAATCTCTCATGCAAAATTGAAAAATGCAAAGCCATTG GAGGAACGACAGATTGCAAGGCGGAAAGCTATGCTCAAGTCACTGGCAAGTAACGCATTCAAGCAGAAGGACTATGACGCGGCATCAAAATTTATG GCCATAGATCATGAACCAGATGCGACACTATATTCAAACAGGAGCCTCTGCAGACTACGGATGGGTGACGGCGAAGGTGCGCTGTCAGATGCTTACATTTGCAGGTTGATGCGACCTGACTGGGCGAAAGCTTGCTACCGTCAGGCTGCGGCTCACACGCTACTCGGG GAGAACAGCCAAGCCTGCATTGCTCTCCTGGATGCGCAGAAGTTGGATCCTGGAAATGAAGAGATCGAGAGAGAATTAAG GAAGGCTATGGCATTAAGGGATGCCTCTCGTGATGGAGATCAGCAGGGAAGCGGGCCGTCTGACTTCGACCAGCATGT CTGCCAAAAAGAGATGTACCTGGTGGCAA GCGCCGTCGCCGACGAGGGGAAGGAGCGCGGGGGCAGCCGCTCCGGCGGGCTCCTCGCGctggccgccgacgccgccgtctGCTGCTACCAGGCCGCGCTGTGGGcgtgcggcgccgccgccgccgccgccatcgcggTGCGCCGGGCCTGCGGCTTGGACTCCCGCGCCGCGGCTGTCGCGGAGGCGAACTTCATGGCGTCCGTTCTCGCGATGGCCCTGCTCCACTTCGCCTCCCTGGTGCTGTTCCCCTGGTCCCCTGAGAGCCGCATGGCCGAGGCCGGAGAG TATTTTGCGTTCAATGAAGAATATGCAGTGGGAAAGTCTTGCCAGAAAATTTAG